A stretch of the Leopardus geoffroyi isolate Oge1 chromosome B2, O.geoffroyi_Oge1_pat1.0, whole genome shotgun sequence genome encodes the following:
- the BAG6 gene encoding large proline-rich protein BAG6 isoform X23, translated as MEPSDTTSTTTSMEEPDSLEVLVKTLDSQTRTFIVGAQMNVKEFKEHIAASVSIPSEKQRLIYQGRVLQDDKKLQEYNVGGKVIHLVERAPPQTQLPSGASSGIGSASATHGGGPPPGTRGPGASVHDRNANSYVMVGTFNLPSEPRVRLVMAQHMIRDIQTLLSRMECRGGPQAQHSQPPPQTPTVAPESVALSSQTSEPVESEVPPREPMEAEEVEERAPAQSPELTPSGPAPAGPTPAPETNAPNHPSPAEYVEVLQELQRLESRLQPFMQRYYEVLGAAATTDYNNNQEGREEDQRLINLVGESLRLLGNTFVALSDLRCNLACAPPRHLHVVRPMSHYTTPMVLQQAAIPIQINVGTTVTMTGNGTRPPPTSNAEAAPPGPGQGSSLAPTSTTVESSTEGVPPPGPAPPPTTSHPRVIRISHQSVEPVVMMHMNIQDSGTQPGGVPSAPTGPLGPPGHGQTLGSTLIQLPSLPPEFMHAVAHQITHQAMVAAVASAAAGQQVPGFPTAPTRVVIARPTPPQARPSHPGGPPISGTLQGAGLGTNASLAQMVSGLVGQLLMQPVLVAQGTPGMAPPPAPATASASAGTTNTATTAGPAPGGPAQPPPPQPSAADLQFSQLLGNLLGPAGPGAGGPGMASPTITVAMPGVPAFLQGMTDFLQATQTAPPPPPPPPPPPPAPEQQTMPPPGSPPGGAGSPGGLGLESLSPEFFTSVVQGVLNSLLGSLGARAGSSESIAAFIQRLSGSSNIFEPGADGALGFFGALLSLLCQNFSMVDVVMLLHGHFQPLQRLQPQLRSFFHQHYLGGQEPTPGNIRTATHTLITGLEEYVRESFSLVQVQPGVDIIRTNLEFLQEQFNSIAAHVLHCTDSGFGARLLELCNQGLFECLALNLHCLGGQQMELAAVINGRIRRMSRGVNPSLVSWLTTMMGLRLQVVLEHMPVGPDAILRYVRRVGDPPQPLPEEPMEVQGSERTSPEPQRENASPAPGTTAEEAMSRGPPPAPEGGGSRDEQDGASAETEPWAAAVPPEWVPIIQQDIQSQRKVKPQPPLSDAYLSGMPAKRRKLRADIQKRLQEDPNYSPQRFPNAHRAFADDP; from the exons ATGGAGCCCAGTGATACTACCAGTACCACTACCAGTATGGAGGAGCCTGACAGCCTGGAGGTGCTGGTGAAGACCTTGGACTCTCAGACTCGGACCTTTATTGTGGGGGCCCAG ATGAATGTAAAGGAATTTAAGGAGCACATCGCTGCCTCTGTCAGCATTCCCTCTGAGAAACAACGGCTCATCTATCAGGGACGAGTTCTGCAGGATGATAAGAAGCTCCAGGAATACA atgTTGGGGGAAAGGTTATTCACCTGGTGGAACGGGCTCCTCCTCAGACGCAGCTGCCTTCTGGGGCATCTTCTGGGATAGGGTCTGCCTCAGCCACCCATGGTGGGGGACCCCCGCCTGGTACTCGGGGGCCTGGGGCCTCTGTTCATGACCGGAATGCCAACAGCTATGTCATGGTTGGAACCTTCAATCTTCCT AGTGAGCCCCGAGTACGGCTGGTGATGGCTCAGCACATGATCAGAGATATACAGACCTTACTTTCCCGGATGGAG TGTCGAGGGGGACCCCAAGCACAGCACAGTCAGCCGCCCCCACAGACGCCAACCGTGGCCCCGGAGTCTGTAGCCTTGAGTTCTCAAACATCAGAACCAGTTGAAAGTGAAGTGCCTCCTCGGGAGCCCATGGAGGCCGAAGAAGTGGAGGAGCGtgccccagcccagagcccggagctCACCCCTTCCGGCCCAGCTCCAGCAGGCCCAACACCTGCCCCAGAGACCAATGCACCCAA CCATCCTTCCCCTGCGGAGTATGTTGAAGTGCTCCAGGAGCTACAGCGGCTTGAGAGCCGCCTCCAGCCCTTCATGCAGCGCTACTATGAGGTTCTGGGCGCTGCCGCCACCACGGACTACAACAACAAC CAAGAGGGCCGCGAAGAGGACCAGCGCTTGATCAACTTGGTGGGGGAGAGCCTACGGCTGCTGGGCAACACTTTTGTGGCGCTGTCTGACCTGCGCTGCAACCTGGCCTGTGCGCCCCCACGACACCTGCATGTGGTCCGGCCCATGTCTCACTACACCACCCCCATGGTGCTCCAGCAGGCAGCCATTCCCATCCAG ATCAACGTGGGAACCACCGTGACCATGACGGGGAATGGGACTCGGCCCCCCCCGACTTCTAATGCGGAGGCAGCTCCCCCTGGTCCTGGGCAGGGCTCATCCCTGGCTCCCACTTCTACCACTGTCGAGTCCTCAACTGAGGGTGTTCCCCCACCAGGGCCGGCTCCCCCCCCGACCACCAGCCACCCAAGGGTCATCCGGATTTCCCACCAGAGCGTGGAACCTGTAGTCATGATGCACATGAACATCCAAG ATTCTGGCACACAGCCCGGTGGAGTTCCGAGTGCTCCCACTGGCCCCCTAGGACCCCCTGGTCATGGCCAAACCCTGG GCTCCACCCTCATCcagctgccctccctgccccctgagTTCATGCACGCCGTCGCCCACCAGATCACTCATCAGGCCATGGTGGCAGCTGTTGCCTCCGCGGCCGCAG GACAGCAGGTGCCAGGTTTCCCGACAGCTCCGACCCGGGTGGTGATTGCTCGGCCCACCCCTCCACAGGCTCGGCCTTCCCATCCTGGGGGGCCCCCAATCTCGGGTACTCTA CAGGGCGCTGGACTAGGTACCAATGCCTCTTTGGCCCAGATGGTGAGCGGCCTCGTGGGGCAGCTTCTTATGCAGCCCGTTCTTGTGG CTCAGGGGACCCCAGGAATGGCaccacctccagcccctgccaCTGCTTCAGCCAGTGCAGGCACCACCAACACAGCAACCACAGCTGGTCCTGCCCCCGGGGGGCCCGCCCAGCCTCCACCCCCTCAACCCTCAGCGGCCGATCTTCAGTTCTCACAGCTCCTAGGGAACCTGCTGGGTCCTGCGGGGCCAGGGGCCGGAGGGCCTGGCATGGCTTCTCCCACCATCACCGTGGCGATGCCTGGTGTCCCTGCCTTTCTCCAGGGCATGACCGACTTTCTGCAG GCGACGCAGACGGCCCCtccgcccccaccaccacccccacccccacccccggccccagaGCAGCAGACCATGCCCCCACCAGGGTCCCCTCCTGGTGGCGCAGGGAGTCCTGGAGGCCTGGGTCTTGAGAGCCTTTCACCGGAGTTTTTTACCTCCGTGGTGCAGGGCGTGCTGAACTCCCTGCTGGGCTCCCTGGGGGCTCGGGCTGGCAGTAGTGAAAGTATTGCTGCTTTCATACAGCGCCTCAGTGGATCAAGCAACATCTTTGAGCCTGGGGCTGATGGGGCCCTCG gATTCTTTGGGGCCCTACTCTCTCTGCTGTGCCAGAACTTTTCCATGGTGGATGTGGTGATGCTTCTTCATGGGCATTTCCAGCCACTGCAGCGGCTCCAGCCCCAGCTGCGATCCTTTTTCCACCAGCACTACCTGGGTGGCCAAGAGCCCACACCTGGTAACATACGG ACGGCAACCCACACGTTGATCACAGGGCTGGAAGAGTACGTGCGGGAGAGTTTT TCTTTGGTGCAGGTTCAGCCAGGGGTGGACATCATCCGGACAAACCTGGAATTTCTCCAAGAGCAGTTCAATAGCATCGCTGCTCATGTGCTGCACTGCACAG ACAGTGGATTTGGGGCCCGCCTGCTTGAGTTGTGTAACCAGGGCCTGTTTGAATGCCTGGCCCTCAACCTGCACTGCTTGGGGGGACAGCAGATGGAGCTTGCCGCGGTCATCAATGGCCGAATT CGTCGCATGTCTCGTGGGGTGAACCCGTCCTTGGTGAGCTGGCTGACCACTATGATGGGACTGAGGCTTCAGGTGGTTTTGGAGCACATGCCCGTAGGCCCTGATGCCATTCTCAGATATGTTCGCAGGGTTGGTGATCCCCCCCAG CCACTTCCCGAGGAGCCAATGGAAGTTCAGGGATCAGAGAGAACTTCCCCTGAGCCTCAG CGGGAGAATGCTTCCCCGGCCCCTGGAACAACAGCAGAAGAGGCCATGTCCCGAGGTCCGCCTCCTGCTCCTGAGGGCGGCGGCTCCCGTGACGAACAGGATGGAGCTTCAGCTGAGACAGAACCTTGGGCGGCCGCAGTCCCCCCA GAGTGGGTTCCGATTATCCAGCAGGACATTCAGAGCCAGCGGAAGGTGAAGCCGCAGCCTCCCCTGAGCGATGCCTACCTCAGTGGTATGCCTGCCAAGAGACGCAAG
- the BAG6 gene encoding large proline-rich protein BAG6 isoform X34 — MEPSDTTSTTTSMEEPDSLEVLVKTLDSQTRTFIVGAQMNVKEFKEHIAASVSIPSEKQRLIYQGRVLQDDKKLQEYNVGGKVIHLVERAPPQTQLPSGASSGIGSASATHGGGPPPGTRGPGASVHDRNANSYVMVGTFNLPSEPRVRLVMAQHMIRDIQTLLSRMECRGGPQAQHSQPPPQTPTVAPESVALSSQTSEPVESEVPPREPMEAEEVEERAPAQSPELTPSGPAPAGPTPAPETNAPNHPSPAEYVEVLQELQRLESRLQPFMQRYYEVLGAAATTDYNNNQEGREEDQRLINLVGESLRLLGNTFVALSDLRCNLACAPPRHLHVVRPMSHYTTPMVLQQAAIPIQINVGTTVTMTGNGTRPPPTSNAEAAPPGPGQGSSLAPTSTTVESSTEGVPPPGPAPPPTTSHPRVIRISHQSVEPVVMMHMNIQDSGTQPGGVPSAPTGPLGPPGHGQTLGQQVPGFPTAPTRVVIARPTPPQARPSHPGGPPISGTLGAGLGTNASLAQMVSGLVGQLLMQPVLVAQGTPGMAPPPAPATASASAGTTNTATTAGPAPGGPAQPPPPQPSAADLQFSQLLGNLLGPAGPGAGGPGMASPTITVAMPGVPAFLQGMTDFLQATQTAPPPPPPPPPPPPAPEQQTMPPPGSPPGGAGSPGGLGLESLSPEFFTSVVQGVLNSLLGSLGARAGSSESIAAFIQRLSGSSNIFEPGADGALGFFGALLSLLCQNFSMVDVVMLLHGHFQPLQRLQPQLRSFFHQHYLGGQEPTPGNIRTATHTLITGLEEYVRESFSLVQVQPGVDIIRTNLEFLQEQFNSIAAHVLHCTDSGFGARLLELCNQGLFECLALNLHCLGGQQMELAAVINGRIRRMSRGVNPSLVSWLTTMMGLRLQVVLEHMPVGPDAILRYVRRVGDPPQPLPEEPMEVQGSERTSPEPQRENASPAPGTTAEEAMSRGPPPAPEGGGSRDEQDGASAETEPWAAAVPPEWVPIIQQDIQSQRKVKPQPPLSDAYLSGMPAKRRKLRADIQKRLQEDPNYSPQRFPNAHRAFADDP; from the exons ATGGAGCCCAGTGATACTACCAGTACCACTACCAGTATGGAGGAGCCTGACAGCCTGGAGGTGCTGGTGAAGACCTTGGACTCTCAGACTCGGACCTTTATTGTGGGGGCCCAG ATGAATGTAAAGGAATTTAAGGAGCACATCGCTGCCTCTGTCAGCATTCCCTCTGAGAAACAACGGCTCATCTATCAGGGACGAGTTCTGCAGGATGATAAGAAGCTCCAGGAATACA atgTTGGGGGAAAGGTTATTCACCTGGTGGAACGGGCTCCTCCTCAGACGCAGCTGCCTTCTGGGGCATCTTCTGGGATAGGGTCTGCCTCAGCCACCCATGGTGGGGGACCCCCGCCTGGTACTCGGGGGCCTGGGGCCTCTGTTCATGACCGGAATGCCAACAGCTATGTCATGGTTGGAACCTTCAATCTTCCT AGTGAGCCCCGAGTACGGCTGGTGATGGCTCAGCACATGATCAGAGATATACAGACCTTACTTTCCCGGATGGAG TGTCGAGGGGGACCCCAAGCACAGCACAGTCAGCCGCCCCCACAGACGCCAACCGTGGCCCCGGAGTCTGTAGCCTTGAGTTCTCAAACATCAGAACCAGTTGAAAGTGAAGTGCCTCCTCGGGAGCCCATGGAGGCCGAAGAAGTGGAGGAGCGtgccccagcccagagcccggagctCACCCCTTCCGGCCCAGCTCCAGCAGGCCCAACACCTGCCCCAGAGACCAATGCACCCAA CCATCCTTCCCCTGCGGAGTATGTTGAAGTGCTCCAGGAGCTACAGCGGCTTGAGAGCCGCCTCCAGCCCTTCATGCAGCGCTACTATGAGGTTCTGGGCGCTGCCGCCACCACGGACTACAACAACAAC CAAGAGGGCCGCGAAGAGGACCAGCGCTTGATCAACTTGGTGGGGGAGAGCCTACGGCTGCTGGGCAACACTTTTGTGGCGCTGTCTGACCTGCGCTGCAACCTGGCCTGTGCGCCCCCACGACACCTGCATGTGGTCCGGCCCATGTCTCACTACACCACCCCCATGGTGCTCCAGCAGGCAGCCATTCCCATCCAG ATCAACGTGGGAACCACCGTGACCATGACGGGGAATGGGACTCGGCCCCCCCCGACTTCTAATGCGGAGGCAGCTCCCCCTGGTCCTGGGCAGGGCTCATCCCTGGCTCCCACTTCTACCACTGTCGAGTCCTCAACTGAGGGTGTTCCCCCACCAGGGCCGGCTCCCCCCCCGACCACCAGCCACCCAAGGGTCATCCGGATTTCCCACCAGAGCGTGGAACCTGTAGTCATGATGCACATGAACATCCAAG ATTCTGGCACACAGCCCGGTGGAGTTCCGAGTGCTCCCACTGGCCCCCTAGGACCCCCTGGTCATGGCCAAACCCTGG GACAGCAGGTGCCAGGTTTCCCGACAGCTCCGACCCGGGTGGTGATTGCTCGGCCCACCCCTCCACAGGCTCGGCCTTCCCATCCTGGGGGGCCCCCAATCTCGGGTACTCTA GGCGCTGGACTAGGTACCAATGCCTCTTTGGCCCAGATGGTGAGCGGCCTCGTGGGGCAGCTTCTTATGCAGCCCGTTCTTGTGG CTCAGGGGACCCCAGGAATGGCaccacctccagcccctgccaCTGCTTCAGCCAGTGCAGGCACCACCAACACAGCAACCACAGCTGGTCCTGCCCCCGGGGGGCCCGCCCAGCCTCCACCCCCTCAACCCTCAGCGGCCGATCTTCAGTTCTCACAGCTCCTAGGGAACCTGCTGGGTCCTGCGGGGCCAGGGGCCGGAGGGCCTGGCATGGCTTCTCCCACCATCACCGTGGCGATGCCTGGTGTCCCTGCCTTTCTCCAGGGCATGACCGACTTTCTGCAG GCGACGCAGACGGCCCCtccgcccccaccaccacccccacccccacccccggccccagaGCAGCAGACCATGCCCCCACCAGGGTCCCCTCCTGGTGGCGCAGGGAGTCCTGGAGGCCTGGGTCTTGAGAGCCTTTCACCGGAGTTTTTTACCTCCGTGGTGCAGGGCGTGCTGAACTCCCTGCTGGGCTCCCTGGGGGCTCGGGCTGGCAGTAGTGAAAGTATTGCTGCTTTCATACAGCGCCTCAGTGGATCAAGCAACATCTTTGAGCCTGGGGCTGATGGGGCCCTCG gATTCTTTGGGGCCCTACTCTCTCTGCTGTGCCAGAACTTTTCCATGGTGGATGTGGTGATGCTTCTTCATGGGCATTTCCAGCCACTGCAGCGGCTCCAGCCCCAGCTGCGATCCTTTTTCCACCAGCACTACCTGGGTGGCCAAGAGCCCACACCTGGTAACATACGG ACGGCAACCCACACGTTGATCACAGGGCTGGAAGAGTACGTGCGGGAGAGTTTT TCTTTGGTGCAGGTTCAGCCAGGGGTGGACATCATCCGGACAAACCTGGAATTTCTCCAAGAGCAGTTCAATAGCATCGCTGCTCATGTGCTGCACTGCACAG ACAGTGGATTTGGGGCCCGCCTGCTTGAGTTGTGTAACCAGGGCCTGTTTGAATGCCTGGCCCTCAACCTGCACTGCTTGGGGGGACAGCAGATGGAGCTTGCCGCGGTCATCAATGGCCGAATT CGTCGCATGTCTCGTGGGGTGAACCCGTCCTTGGTGAGCTGGCTGACCACTATGATGGGACTGAGGCTTCAGGTGGTTTTGGAGCACATGCCCGTAGGCCCTGATGCCATTCTCAGATATGTTCGCAGGGTTGGTGATCCCCCCCAG CCACTTCCCGAGGAGCCAATGGAAGTTCAGGGATCAGAGAGAACTTCCCCTGAGCCTCAG CGGGAGAATGCTTCCCCGGCCCCTGGAACAACAGCAGAAGAGGCCATGTCCCGAGGTCCGCCTCCTGCTCCTGAGGGCGGCGGCTCCCGTGACGAACAGGATGGAGCTTCAGCTGAGACAGAACCTTGGGCGGCCGCAGTCCCCCCA GAGTGGGTTCCGATTATCCAGCAGGACATTCAGAGCCAGCGGAAGGTGAAGCCGCAGCCTCCCCTGAGCGATGCCTACCTCAGTGGTATGCCTGCCAAGAGACGCAAG
- the BAG6 gene encoding large proline-rich protein BAG6 isoform X25 translates to MEPSDTTSTTTSMEEPDSLEVLVKTLDSQTRTFIVGAQMNVKEFKEHIAASVSIPSEKQRLIYQGRVLQDDKKLQEYNVGGKVIHLVERAPPQTQLPSGASSGIGSASATHGGGPPPGTRGPGASVHDRNANSYVMVGTFNLPSDGSAVDVHINMEQAPIQSEPRVRLVMAQHMIRDIQTLLSRMECRGGPQAQHSQPPPQTPTVAPESVALSSQTSEPVESEVPPREPMEAEEVEERAPAQSPELTPSGPAPAGPTPAPETNAPNHPSPAEYVEVLQELQRLESRLQPFMQRYYEVLGAAATTDYNNNQEGREEDQRLINLVGESLRLLGNTFVALSDLRCNLACAPPRHLHVVRPMSHYTTPMVLQQAAIPIQINVGTTVTMTGNGTRPPPTSNAEAAPPGPGQGSSLAPTSTTVESSTEGVPPPGPAPPPTTSHPRVIRISHQSVEPVVMMHMNIQDSGTQPGGVPSAPTGPLGPPGHGQTLGQQVPGFPTAPTRVVIARPTPPQARPSHPGGPPISGTLQGAGLGTNASLAQMVSGLVGQLLMQPVLVAQGTPGMAPPPAPATASASAGTTNTATTAGPAPGGPAQPPPPQPSAADLQFSQLLGNLLGPAGPGAGGPGMASPTITVAMPGVPAFLQGMTDFLQATQTAPPPPPPPPPPPPAPEQQTMPPPGSPPGGAGSPGGLGLESLSPEFFTSVVQGVLNSLLGSLGARAGSSESIAAFIQRLSGSSNIFEPGADGALGFFGALLSLLCQNFSMVDVVMLLHGHFQPLQRLQPQLRSFFHQHYLGGQEPTPGNIRTATHTLITGLEEYVRESFSLVQVQPGVDIIRTNLEFLQEQFNSIAAHVLHCTDSGFGARLLELCNQGLFECLALNLHCLGGQQMELAAVINGRIRRMSRGVNPSLVSWLTTMMGLRLQVVLEHMPVGPDAILRYVRRVGDPPQPLPEEPMEVQGSERTSPEPQRENASPAPGTTAEEAMSRGPPPAPEGGGSRDEQDGASAETEPWAAAVPPEWVPIIQQDIQSQRKVKPQPPLSDAYLSGMPAKRRKVCHQSPRHLRVALCDQPNHQLQTGNQQTSLTGTRNRSPSGSQL, encoded by the exons ATGGAGCCCAGTGATACTACCAGTACCACTACCAGTATGGAGGAGCCTGACAGCCTGGAGGTGCTGGTGAAGACCTTGGACTCTCAGACTCGGACCTTTATTGTGGGGGCCCAG ATGAATGTAAAGGAATTTAAGGAGCACATCGCTGCCTCTGTCAGCATTCCCTCTGAGAAACAACGGCTCATCTATCAGGGACGAGTTCTGCAGGATGATAAGAAGCTCCAGGAATACA atgTTGGGGGAAAGGTTATTCACCTGGTGGAACGGGCTCCTCCTCAGACGCAGCTGCCTTCTGGGGCATCTTCTGGGATAGGGTCTGCCTCAGCCACCCATGGTGGGGGACCCCCGCCTGGTACTCGGGGGCCTGGGGCCTCTGTTCATGACCGGAATGCCAACAGCTATGTCATGGTTGGAACCTTCAATCTTCCT AGTGACGGCTCTGCTGTGGATGTTCACATCAACATGGAACAGGCCCCGATTCAG AGTGAGCCCCGAGTACGGCTGGTGATGGCTCAGCACATGATCAGAGATATACAGACCTTACTTTCCCGGATGGAG TGTCGAGGGGGACCCCAAGCACAGCACAGTCAGCCGCCCCCACAGACGCCAACCGTGGCCCCGGAGTCTGTAGCCTTGAGTTCTCAAACATCAGAACCAGTTGAAAGTGAAGTGCCTCCTCGGGAGCCCATGGAGGCCGAAGAAGTGGAGGAGCGtgccccagcccagagcccggagctCACCCCTTCCGGCCCAGCTCCAGCAGGCCCAACACCTGCCCCAGAGACCAATGCACCCAA CCATCCTTCCCCTGCGGAGTATGTTGAAGTGCTCCAGGAGCTACAGCGGCTTGAGAGCCGCCTCCAGCCCTTCATGCAGCGCTACTATGAGGTTCTGGGCGCTGCCGCCACCACGGACTACAACAACAAC CAAGAGGGCCGCGAAGAGGACCAGCGCTTGATCAACTTGGTGGGGGAGAGCCTACGGCTGCTGGGCAACACTTTTGTGGCGCTGTCTGACCTGCGCTGCAACCTGGCCTGTGCGCCCCCACGACACCTGCATGTGGTCCGGCCCATGTCTCACTACACCACCCCCATGGTGCTCCAGCAGGCAGCCATTCCCATCCAG ATCAACGTGGGAACCACCGTGACCATGACGGGGAATGGGACTCGGCCCCCCCCGACTTCTAATGCGGAGGCAGCTCCCCCTGGTCCTGGGCAGGGCTCATCCCTGGCTCCCACTTCTACCACTGTCGAGTCCTCAACTGAGGGTGTTCCCCCACCAGGGCCGGCTCCCCCCCCGACCACCAGCCACCCAAGGGTCATCCGGATTTCCCACCAGAGCGTGGAACCTGTAGTCATGATGCACATGAACATCCAAG ATTCTGGCACACAGCCCGGTGGAGTTCCGAGTGCTCCCACTGGCCCCCTAGGACCCCCTGGTCATGGCCAAACCCTGG GACAGCAGGTGCCAGGTTTCCCGACAGCTCCGACCCGGGTGGTGATTGCTCGGCCCACCCCTCCACAGGCTCGGCCTTCCCATCCTGGGGGGCCCCCAATCTCGGGTACTCTA CAGGGCGCTGGACTAGGTACCAATGCCTCTTTGGCCCAGATGGTGAGCGGCCTCGTGGGGCAGCTTCTTATGCAGCCCGTTCTTGTGG CTCAGGGGACCCCAGGAATGGCaccacctccagcccctgccaCTGCTTCAGCCAGTGCAGGCACCACCAACACAGCAACCACAGCTGGTCCTGCCCCCGGGGGGCCCGCCCAGCCTCCACCCCCTCAACCCTCAGCGGCCGATCTTCAGTTCTCACAGCTCCTAGGGAACCTGCTGGGTCCTGCGGGGCCAGGGGCCGGAGGGCCTGGCATGGCTTCTCCCACCATCACCGTGGCGATGCCTGGTGTCCCTGCCTTTCTCCAGGGCATGACCGACTTTCTGCAG GCGACGCAGACGGCCCCtccgcccccaccaccacccccacccccacccccggccccagaGCAGCAGACCATGCCCCCACCAGGGTCCCCTCCTGGTGGCGCAGGGAGTCCTGGAGGCCTGGGTCTTGAGAGCCTTTCACCGGAGTTTTTTACCTCCGTGGTGCAGGGCGTGCTGAACTCCCTGCTGGGCTCCCTGGGGGCTCGGGCTGGCAGTAGTGAAAGTATTGCTGCTTTCATACAGCGCCTCAGTGGATCAAGCAACATCTTTGAGCCTGGGGCTGATGGGGCCCTCG gATTCTTTGGGGCCCTACTCTCTCTGCTGTGCCAGAACTTTTCCATGGTGGATGTGGTGATGCTTCTTCATGGGCATTTCCAGCCACTGCAGCGGCTCCAGCCCCAGCTGCGATCCTTTTTCCACCAGCACTACCTGGGTGGCCAAGAGCCCACACCTGGTAACATACGG ACGGCAACCCACACGTTGATCACAGGGCTGGAAGAGTACGTGCGGGAGAGTTTT TCTTTGGTGCAGGTTCAGCCAGGGGTGGACATCATCCGGACAAACCTGGAATTTCTCCAAGAGCAGTTCAATAGCATCGCTGCTCATGTGCTGCACTGCACAG ACAGTGGATTTGGGGCCCGCCTGCTTGAGTTGTGTAACCAGGGCCTGTTTGAATGCCTGGCCCTCAACCTGCACTGCTTGGGGGGACAGCAGATGGAGCTTGCCGCGGTCATCAATGGCCGAATT CGTCGCATGTCTCGTGGGGTGAACCCGTCCTTGGTGAGCTGGCTGACCACTATGATGGGACTGAGGCTTCAGGTGGTTTTGGAGCACATGCCCGTAGGCCCTGATGCCATTCTCAGATATGTTCGCAGGGTTGGTGATCCCCCCCAG CCACTTCCCGAGGAGCCAATGGAAGTTCAGGGATCAGAGAGAACTTCCCCTGAGCCTCAG CGGGAGAATGCTTCCCCGGCCCCTGGAACAACAGCAGAAGAGGCCATGTCCCGAGGTCCGCCTCCTGCTCCTGAGGGCGGCGGCTCCCGTGACGAACAGGATGGAGCTTCAGCTGAGACAGAACCTTGGGCGGCCGCAGTCCCCCCA GAGTGGGTTCCGATTATCCAGCAGGACATTCAGAGCCAGCGGAAGGTGAAGCCGCAGCCTCCCCTGAGCGATGCCTACCTCAGTGGTATGCCTGCCAAGAGACGCAAG